In Labrus mixtus chromosome 13, fLabMix1.1, whole genome shotgun sequence, a single genomic region encodes these proteins:
- the LOC132987531 gene encoding uncharacterized protein C13orf42 — MFRKINNAFRPNHQGPKGRGNKGGGGGGDRFRSEQDYHSACTVRLVRSTSMLVVGERTQTAAAGSTLKRSKSTVSIESTLYYYQRQEDRIWLYSQNQNCLEYLEALVALRRQYTKSVSDLKSGDSKATVSSKKKPAPPPPRREEQISRVKPSAPQVPDEEDTLQFFDAVIASCDSETLRKPYMDDGHADVDFIVASSSAEHDLHSNWVLRVPRVAEDSKQNEVHDSANKKATKKKNQSGSTSSRLRMQRNPIHLPKVVESAFQTLRFKPKLKKQ; from the exons ATGTTCAGAAAGATTAATAATGCGTTTCGTCCCAACCATCAAGGGCCCAAAGGTCGGGGTaataaaggtggaggaggaggtggtgacaGGTTTCGGTCGGAGCAGGACTACCACAGCGCCTGCACCGTCCGGCTGGTCCGCAGCACCTCCATGCTCGTGGTGGGAGAGAGAACCCAGACGGCGGCCGCGGGCTCGACTCTGAAACGGAGCAAAAGCACCGTGAGCATCGAGTCGACCTTGTACTATTATCAGAGGCAGGAGGACCGGATATGGCTCTACTCACAGAATCAGAACTGCCTCGAGTACCTGGAGGCGCTCGTGGCTTTGAGGCGGCAGTACACAAAGAGCGTGAGTGACTTGAAAAGTGGAGACAGCAAGGCCACGGTGTCCTCCAAGAAGAAGCCTGCGCCCCCGCCGCCCAGAAGAGAAGAACAG atATCAAGAGTGAAACCTTCGGCACCTCAAGTCCCGGATGAAGAGGACACCCTGCAGTTCTTCGATGCGGTCATAGCCAGCTGTGACAGTGAGACTCTACGGAAGCCGTATATGGATGATGGGCACGCAGATGTGGACTTCATAG TGGCGTCCAGCTCGGCCGAACACGACCTCCACTCGAACTGGGTCCTGCGGGTTCCTCGGGTCGCAGAGGACTCAAAGCAGAACGAGGTTCACGACAGTGCCAATAAGAAAgccacaaagaagaaaaaccagAGCGGGTCTACGAGCAGCAGACTGCGGATGCAGAGGAACCCGATCCATCTGCCCAAAGTGGTGGAGAGCGCGTTCCAGACTCTGCGCTTCAAGCCCAAATTAAAAAAGCAGTGA
- the rnaseh2b gene encoding ribonuclease H2 subunit B produces the protein MATKKKRTQSAHTDSWVVMAADSVIDTQKDDSDPAFVRLRNPSTDAASLYLLCSGDVQLFEVKAFEEEFHSWFVGQTVQRDGRLLFVTPMDPLYLILPYLIKSDKEGKFQPMDQVVMDEEFAACSRLLSCTRSLTSLHHVAEEKEVGNLKFHRYSQEKTLNWLKRKVERTVTALKKRHISVGEGVKSSTYVRVKSESDYNEEDYLRYAHGLISEYISEDLSKALLSHLQLPELTSPKETEPPSKKRKLSDNPVEAGEDYTKFNSADFTRKPPKKMTTAQKTLAKVDKSGMKPMSSFFSPKVKAEKK, from the exons ATGGCTACTAAAAAGAAGCGGACTCAGAGtgcacacactgacagctgGGTTGTCATGGCTGCAG ACTCTGTCATCGACACACAGAAGGACGACAGTGACCCAGCTTTTGTGAGGTTAAGAAATCCTTCTACAG ATGCAGCCTCTCTGTATTTGCTCTGTAGCGGAGACGTTCAGCTGTTTGAGGTCAAAGCGTTTGAAGAAGAATTCCACTCCTGGTTTGTTGGTCAGACGGTACAGAGAG ATGGGAGACTTCTGTTTGTAACACCGATGGATCCACTCTACCTCATCTTACCCTATTTGATCAAATCTGACAAAGAG GGGAAGTTTCAGCCCATGGATCAGGTTGTTATGGATGAAGAATTCGCAGCTTGTTCGAGGCTCCTGAGCTGCACACGTTCCCTGACCTCCCTGCACCACGTCGCAGAGGAAAAAG AGGTGGGAAACCTGAAGTTCCATCGATACAGTCAAGAGAAAACATTGAACTGGTTGAAGAGAAAG GTGGAGAGAACGGTCACTGCACTTAAGAAGAGACATATCTCAGTTGGAGAAGGAGTCAAATCCTCAACTTATGTGAGAGTAAAGTCCGAGTCAGACTATAATGAAG AGGACTACCTACGCTACGCCCATGGCCTGATATCAGAGTACATCAGTGAAGACCTGAGCAAAGCCCTCCTCTCACACTTGCA GTTACCGGAGCTCACAAGCCCAAAAGAGACAGAACCCCCTTCAAAG AAGCGAAAACTTTCAGACAATCCAGTGGAGGCCGGAGAGGACTACACCAAATTCAACAGTGCAGACTTCACCCGCAAA CCGCCCAAGAAGATGACTACCGCTCAGAAAACTCTGGCCAAGGTGGACAAGTCTGGCATGAAGCCCATGTCGTCCTTCTTCAGCCCCAAGGTCAAAGCAGAGAAGAAATGA
- the LOC132986710 gene encoding TLR adapter interacting with SLC15A4 on the lysosome, whose protein sequence is MLCEGRLLSMTYGELDLDPLCPQQTLQSTYGLPRAAATLIPGSTRHTPLAQRDSPELTGSSPEELRISPLQSLDFHRAWEGRQISPEIEIPAQACSGADSPYLVPSFCQSFCQNYSDLHIGGDQVLLLSANEGDLRVGTDAQAVGPFLQSCDVLPAVEESPPGKTPQTGLLRPLRGGSNRWRQGSTRDRSFLLQGREGPFSNSLLNHYLEQKILDLYQQYLMENMAREKTPGSGYDTGPVCPLLGSELVLTSLDQITLQLSREGNLEAGMAKDMVLSCLLRVAGDMQSSEISTPFLQISNEDSREQLKENEKE, encoded by the coding sequence ATGCTTTGTGAGGGCAGACTGTTGAGCATGACCTACGGGGAATTGGATTTGGATCCCCTCTGTCCTCAGCAGACTCTCCAGAGTACTTACGGGCTGCCGAGAGCAGCTGCTACACTCATACCGGGCTCCACCAGACACACTCCACTCGCTCAGCGCGACTCCCCCGAGCTGACAGGTTCTTCGCCAGAGGAATTGCGCATTTCTCCGCTGCAGTCCTTGGATTTCCACAGAGCCTGGGAGGGCAGACAGATCTCTCCAGAGATTGAGATCCCAGCTCAGGCCTGCTCCGGTGCTGATTCCCCTTATTTGGTCCCCTCTTTCTGTCAGAGCTTCTGCCAAAACTACAGCGACCTCCACATTGGAGGCGACCAGGTTTTGCTTCTTTCAGCCAATGAGGGTGATCTCCGTGTTGGTACTGATGCCCAGGCTGTCGGTCCCTTCCTCCAGTCCTGTGACGTCCTCCCGGCTGTAGAGGAATCCCCCCCTGGGAAGACGCCTCAGACCGGCCTTCTGCGCCCACTGAGAGGGGGCTCGAATCGCTGGAGGCAGGGGAGTACACGTGATCGCAGCTTTTTGTTACAGGGGCGCGAAGGTCCGTTCTCCAACTCGCTTCTGAACCACTACCTGGAGCAGAAAATCCTGGATCTGTACCAGCAGTACCTGATGGAGAACATGGCCAGAGAAAAAACCCCTGGCTCAGGTTATGACACGGGCCCTGTTTGCCCCCTGCTGGGCTCGGAACTGGTCCTCACCAGCCTGGATCAGATCACATTGCAGCTGAGTCGGGAGGGGAACCTGGAAGCCGGTATGGCCAAGGACATGGTCCTGAGCTGCCTGCTGCGTGTGGCGGGTGACATGCAGTCAAGTGAGATCAGTACACCGTTTCTGCAGATTTCAAATGAGGACTCCAGGGAGCAACTCAAGGAGAATGAAAAGGAGTAA